In Deltaproteobacteria bacterium, the following are encoded in one genomic region:
- a CDS encoding glutamate-5-semialdehyde dehydrogenase: MDVAREIQELAARAKAAAPAVANLSTREKNAWLLRAAQRLEAAKERILAVNREDMREAELKGVAAPMVKRLDLAGSKWADMLDGLRQVAQLPDPVGEISEMRVRPNGLRVGRMRIPLGVIGIIYESRPNVTVDAAALCVKAGNAVILRGGSEAIRSNLALAEELRCAAQDTGLPEAAVTVVATTDRAAIDHLVKLDKHIDLIIPRGGNALIQRVLDGARVPVIKHDAGVVHVFLDASADAEMARAIAIDSKIRQVAVCNALDTLLCHEAAAPRVLPVVLKALHEEGVEIRGCARTRELFAEAVRAGEADWTTEYLDKILAVRVVRDLDEAIALIQRNGTEHTDVIVTNDYANAQSFTRRVNSSTVGVNCSTAFSDGYRLGLGAEIGISTSKLHAFGPMGLEELTTRKFVLFGDGQLRE; this comes from the coding sequence ATGGACGTTGCACGAGAAATCCAAGAGCTGGCCGCGCGCGCGAAGGCCGCGGCGCCCGCGGTCGCGAACTTGTCGACGCGCGAGAAGAACGCGTGGTTGTTACGGGCCGCGCAGCGCCTCGAAGCCGCGAAGGAGCGCATCCTCGCGGTGAATCGCGAGGACATGCGCGAGGCCGAGCTGAAGGGCGTCGCCGCGCCGATGGTGAAGCGCCTCGATCTCGCGGGGTCGAAGTGGGCGGACATGCTCGACGGCCTGCGGCAGGTGGCGCAGCTGCCGGATCCCGTCGGCGAGATCAGCGAGATGCGCGTGCGCCCGAACGGCCTGCGCGTGGGCCGCATGCGCATTCCCCTCGGCGTGATCGGGATCATCTACGAGTCGCGACCGAACGTGACCGTCGACGCGGCAGCACTGTGCGTGAAGGCGGGCAACGCGGTGATCCTGCGCGGCGGCAGCGAGGCGATTCGCAGCAACCTCGCGCTGGCCGAGGAGCTGCGCTGCGCGGCGCAGGATACGGGCTTGCCCGAGGCTGCCGTGACGGTCGTCGCGACGACGGATCGCGCGGCGATCGATCACCTCGTGAAGCTCGACAAGCACATCGACCTGATCATTCCGCGCGGCGGCAACGCGCTGATCCAGCGCGTTCTCGACGGCGCGCGCGTGCCCGTGATCAAGCACGACGCCGGCGTGGTGCACGTGTTCCTCGACGCGAGCGCGGATGCCGAGATGGCGCGCGCGATCGCGATCGACTCGAAGATTCGCCAGGTCGCCGTGTGCAACGCACTCGACACACTCTTGTGTCACGAAGCGGCGGCGCCGCGAGTGCTGCCCGTCGTGCTCAAGGCGCTGCACGAAGAAGGCGTCGAGATTCGAGGCTGCGCGCGAACCCGCGAGCTGTTCGCCGAAGCCGTGCGCGCGGGCGAAGCAGACTGGACGACGGAGTACCTCGACAAGATTCTCGCCGTGCGCGTCGTGCGCGATCTCGACGAAGCGATCGCGCTGATCCAGCGCAACGGCACCGAGCACACGGACGTGATCGTCACGAACGACTACGCGAACGCGCAGTCGTTCACGCGCCGCGTGAACTCGTCGACGGTGGGCGTGAACTGTTCCACCGCGTTCAGCGACGGCTACCGCCTCGGCCTCGGCGCCGAGATCGGCATCAGCACCTCGAAGCTCCACGCCTTCGGCCCGATGGGCCTCGAAGAGCTGACCACGCGCAAGTTCGTGCTCTTCGGAGACGGTCAGCTGCGCGAATGA
- a CDS encoding Rne/Rng family ribonuclease gives MQNEILINATPGETRVAILEKKQFIEFHLERARSKSVVGSVVKGKVMRVLPGMQAAFVDIGLEKAAFLYAGDYVEDIEELDDGGDPRQRGRRNRRAPSIETLVREGQEIVVQIAKEPIGTKGARITSHISIAGRHLVLTPWAQRVGVSRKIDSDSERRRLRDIVQRVKPADLGFIIRTAGEGTRDADLEADVRYLTTVWDDIQIRKDQVRAPAFLYSEPSLALRVLRDFANSDTKRIVIDSPSVHAEIQGFADRFMADPKPRIEHYQGALPVFDEFGIEEQIDTNLGRKVWLKSGGYLIVDQSEALTAIDVNTGRFVGKRDLEETVLRTNLEAVREIVNQLRFRNIGGLIILDLIDMESSENREKVYRALQQELRQDKAKTNILKISELGLVEMTRKRTRENLVQMLCEPCAYCEGKGYVLTPESVAHKVLREIRKDLPRFGGRRVVVTVHRSVAEQLMTHERSSLQAVERELGREIEIRARVELHQEQFEIVSAGEGEPITVPLPWLADRKSERQQQAEAREAAARARAERAAERAQETAAPPEPAAPQAPRPEYLSMSLLDDEDDLEAPAAAPSASNEPETAAGPAEVAAAPVDGQSESSILPRFREQEEGV, from the coding sequence ATGCAGAACGAAATCCTGATCAATGCGACGCCCGGCGAGACCCGCGTCGCGATTCTCGAAAAGAAGCAGTTCATCGAGTTCCACCTCGAACGCGCGCGCAGCAAGAGCGTGGTCGGGAGCGTGGTCAAAGGGAAGGTGATGCGGGTGCTGCCTGGTATGCAGGCGGCGTTCGTGGACATCGGCCTCGAGAAGGCGGCGTTCCTCTACGCCGGCGACTACGTCGAGGACATCGAGGAGCTGGACGACGGCGGTGACCCGCGCCAGCGCGGGCGGCGCAACCGCCGCGCCCCCTCGATCGAGACGCTCGTGCGCGAGGGCCAAGAGATCGTGGTGCAGATCGCCAAGGAGCCGATCGGCACCAAGGGCGCGCGCATCACCTCGCACATCTCGATCGCCGGGCGGCACCTCGTGCTGACGCCGTGGGCGCAGCGCGTGGGCGTGTCGCGCAAGATCGACTCCGACAGCGAGCGCCGGCGCCTGCGCGACATCGTGCAGCGCGTGAAGCCCGCGGACCTCGGTTTCATCATCCGCACCGCGGGCGAAGGCACGCGCGACGCCGACCTCGAGGCCGACGTGCGGTACCTGACGACGGTCTGGGACGACATCCAGATCCGCAAGGATCAGGTACGCGCGCCGGCGTTCCTCTACAGCGAGCCGAGCCTGGCACTGCGGGTACTGCGCGACTTTGCGAACAGCGACACAAAGCGAATCGTGATCGACTCGCCGAGCGTTCACGCGGAGATCCAGGGCTTCGCCGACCGCTTCATGGCCGACCCGAAACCGCGCATCGAGCACTACCAGGGCGCGCTGCCGGTCTTCGACGAGTTCGGGATCGAGGAGCAGATCGACACCAACCTCGGCCGCAAGGTGTGGCTCAAGAGCGGTGGCTACCTGATCGTCGACCAGAGCGAGGCGCTCACCGCGATCGACGTGAACACGGGCCGCTTCGTGGGCAAGCGCGACCTCGAGGAGACGGTGCTGCGCACCAACCTCGAAGCGGTGCGCGAGATCGTGAACCAGCTCCGCTTCCGCAACATCGGCGGGCTGATCATCCTCGACCTGATCGACATGGAGTCGAGCGAGAACCGCGAGAAGGTTTACCGCGCGCTCCAGCAGGAGCTTCGCCAGGACAAGGCGAAGACGAACATCCTGAAGATCAGCGAGCTTGGGCTGGTCGAGATGACCCGCAAGCGCACGCGCGAGAACCTCGTGCAGATGTTGTGCGAACCCTGCGCGTACTGCGAGGGCAAGGGCTACGTGCTGACCCCGGAGTCGGTGGCGCACAAGGTGCTGCGCGAGATCCGCAAGGACCTGCCGCGCTTCGGCGGCCGGCGCGTGGTGGTGACGGTGCACCGCTCGGTGGCCGAGCAGCTGATGACCCACGAGCGGTCGAGCCTGCAGGCCGTCGAGCGCGAGCTCGGCCGCGAGATCGAGATTCGGGCGCGGGTGGAGCTGCACCAGGAGCAGTTCGAGATCGTATCCGCGGGCGAGGGGGAGCCGATCACGGTGCCGCTGCCGTGGCTCGCAGACCGCAAGAGCGAGCGCCAGCAGCAGGCGGAGGCCCGTGAAGCCGCGGCGCGCGCCCGGGCGGAACGCGCCGCCGAGCGAGCCCAGGAGACGGCGGCCCCCCCGGAGCCCGCGGCGCCCCAGGCGCCCCGTCCCGAGTACCTCTCGATGTCGCTGCTCGACGACGAGGACGACCTCGAGGCCCCGGCTGCGGCCCCTTCGGCCAGCAACGAGCCGGAAACCGCCGCGGGTCCTGCAGAAGTCGCCGCCGCGCCGGTTGACGGGCAAAGCGAATCTTCGATACTGCCGCGCTTCCGTGAGCAAGAAGAGGGCGTGTGA
- the rsfS gene encoding ribosome silencing factor: MTQEAPNKTEAKLPDPAQLARARALASAAYEKQAEDVVALDVNGLTSLADTFLIASGRSRQQVRAIADGVQEAARRDGIRSLGAEGETEGVWALLDFGSVIFHVFLEDTRRHYDLERLWADAPRMDVEPAELKQRRAR; this comes from the coding sequence ATGACGCAAGAAGCCCCTAACAAGACCGAAGCCAAGCTTCCTGATCCTGCGCAGCTCGCGCGGGCGCGCGCGCTCGCGAGCGCCGCCTACGAGAAGCAAGCGGAGGACGTCGTCGCGCTCGACGTGAACGGGCTGACTTCGCTCGCCGACACGTTCCTGATCGCGTCGGGTCGCTCGCGCCAACAGGTGCGCGCGATCGCCGATGGCGTGCAGGAAGCAGCGCGGCGCGATGGCATTCGCTCGCTCGGCGCCGAGGGCGAGACCGAGGGCGTTTGGGCGCTGCTCGACTTCGGGAGCGTGATCTTCCACGTGTTCCTCGAAGACACGCGCAGGCACTACGACCTCGAGCGTTTGTGGGCCGACGCGCCGCGCATGGACGTCGAGCCCGCCGAGCTGAAGCAGCGCAGAGCGAGGTGA
- the proB gene encoding glutamate 5-kinase, which yields MRRDAARAKRIVVKIGSGTLTEAGRVRTRVVAELTRQIAALADAGKEVVVVSSGAIAIGSHRLRWKQPGKTIPEKQAAAAVGQIGLSELWRKALRKRGREVAQILVTRSGLEDREGFLNARNTLAKLLELGVIPVVNENDTVATEEIRFGDNDNLSATMVNLIGAELLVILTDVDGLHQAPPEKGKPLPPLYGVVEHVGDVAQAAGGAGTAFGRGGMVTKLEAARSAAGSGAATVLCHGRAKDVLLRVAAGEPVGTLFRAGNKLASKKHRIAFTAKPRGVLVLDEGAVRALTERGRSLLPAGVVRVEGKFQRGDPVACVDTRGREFARGLATYSADEVERIKGAPTSRILTVLGFTNGDEVIHRDDLVLLPSRSPNS from the coding sequence CTGCGCAGAGATGCGGCGCGCGCGAAGCGCATCGTCGTGAAAATCGGCAGCGGCACGCTCACCGAGGCGGGCCGCGTGCGCACGCGCGTCGTCGCGGAGCTGACGAGGCAGATCGCGGCGCTCGCGGACGCGGGCAAGGAAGTCGTCGTCGTCTCGTCGGGAGCGATCGCGATCGGCAGCCACCGGCTTCGGTGGAAGCAGCCCGGCAAGACGATTCCGGAAAAGCAGGCCGCGGCAGCGGTCGGCCAGATCGGGCTCTCGGAGCTGTGGCGCAAGGCGCTGCGCAAGCGCGGCCGCGAAGTCGCGCAGATTCTCGTGACGCGCTCGGGGCTCGAGGACCGCGAGGGCTTCCTCAACGCACGCAACACGCTCGCGAAGCTGCTCGAGCTCGGCGTGATCCCGGTCGTGAACGAGAACGACACGGTCGCGACCGAGGAGATTCGCTTCGGCGACAACGACAACTTGTCGGCGACGATGGTGAACCTGATCGGCGCCGAGCTGCTCGTGATCCTCACCGACGTCGACGGGCTCCATCAGGCGCCGCCTGAGAAAGGGAAGCCGCTTCCTCCGCTGTATGGCGTGGTGGAGCACGTCGGGGACGTGGCGCAGGCCGCGGGCGGCGCGGGCACTGCGTTCGGGCGCGGCGGCATGGTCACGAAGCTCGAGGCGGCGCGGAGCGCGGCAGGCTCGGGCGCCGCGACCGTGCTGTGTCACGGGCGCGCGAAGGACGTGCTGCTGCGCGTCGCGGCAGGCGAGCCTGTGGGCACGCTGTTCCGCGCCGGCAACAAGCTCGCAAGCAAGAAGCACCGCATCGCGTTCACCGCGAAGCCGCGCGGCGTGCTCGTGCTCGACGAGGGCGCCGTGCGCGCGCTGACCGAGCGCGGGCGCAGCCTCCTGCCCGCTGGAGTCGTGCGCGTGGAGGGCAAGTTCCAGCGCGGCGACCCGGTCGCGTGCGTCGACACTCGCGGGCGCGAGTTCGCACGCGGGCTCGCCACGTACTCGGCCGATGAGGTCGAGCGCATCAAGGGCGCGCCGACTTCGCGAATTCTCACGGTGCTAGGGTTCACCAACGGCGACGAAGTGATCCACCGCGACGACCTCGTGCTGCTGCCGTCGCGCTCGCCCAACAGCTGA
- a CDS encoding 2,3-bisphosphoglycerate-independent phosphoglycerate mutase: MARGPVMLVVLDGFGLGDGGPADSTALAHATFLARARREFPMSKLETSGEAVGLPPGQMGNSEVGHMTLGAGRIIDMDMTRISKALANGGAARVPEIASAVAAARAGRGRIHLLGLVSDGGVHSHQDHLEALIAYCASQAVAPIVHAFLDGRDTPPRSADGYIARLAPHVARAGGKIATVIGRYWAMDRDNRWERVQRAYDAIVLARGKAAPDALAAVTQAYAKDVGDEFVDATVIAGGVPLDDGDVALFFNFRADRARQLTCALASVCEERFAGKLTRARVPRLARFVCLSEYDAQFGLPVAFTSEQPRQILAELLAARGMSQLRIAETEKYAHVTFFFNCGLEEPFPGEDRVLVPSPRDVPTYDHKPEMSAQVVTEKLLAGIADEDYAFILVNFANPDMVGHTGVLPAAVKAVETIDACLERVVDAVLARGGEALITADHGNCELMVDPVTGEPHTAHTTNPVPLWWATRSAAGRKLRDGGLADVAPTLCALLGIPQPAEMTGRSLIVGV, from the coding sequence GTGGCGCGCGGGCCCGTGATGCTGGTGGTGCTGGACGGTTTCGGTCTCGGCGACGGCGGCCCTGCGGACTCGACTGCGCTCGCGCACGCCACGTTCTTAGCGCGCGCGCGCCGCGAGTTCCCGATGTCGAAGCTCGAGACGTCGGGCGAAGCGGTCGGCCTGCCGCCGGGTCAGATGGGCAACTCCGAAGTCGGCCACATGACGCTCGGCGCGGGGCGCATCATCGACATGGACATGACGCGCATCTCGAAGGCGCTCGCGAACGGCGGCGCAGCGCGCGTGCCGGAGATCGCGAGCGCCGTCGCCGCCGCGCGAGCGGGCCGCGGGCGCATTCACTTGTTAGGGCTCGTGAGCGACGGCGGCGTGCACAGCCACCAGGATCACCTCGAAGCGCTGATCGCCTACTGCGCGTCGCAGGCAGTCGCGCCGATCGTGCATGCGTTCCTCGATGGCCGCGACACGCCGCCGCGCTCGGCGGACGGCTACATCGCGCGGCTCGCGCCTCACGTCGCGCGCGCCGGCGGCAAGATCGCGACCGTCATCGGCCGCTACTGGGCGATGGATCGCGACAACCGCTGGGAGCGCGTGCAGCGCGCCTACGACGCGATCGTGCTCGCGCGCGGCAAAGCGGCGCCGGATGCGCTCGCGGCGGTGACGCAGGCGTACGCGAAGGACGTCGGCGACGAGTTCGTGGACGCCACCGTGATCGCGGGGGGCGTGCCGCTCGACGACGGCGACGTCGCGCTCTTCTTCAACTTCCGCGCCGACCGCGCGCGCCAGCTCACCTGCGCGCTCGCGAGCGTTTGCGAGGAGCGCTTCGCGGGGAAGCTCACGCGCGCGCGCGTGCCGAGGCTCGCGCGCTTCGTGTGCCTCAGCGAGTACGACGCGCAGTTCGGACTGCCGGTCGCGTTCACGAGCGAGCAGCCGCGCCAGATTCTGGCGGAGCTGCTCGCGGCGCGCGGCATGTCGCAGCTGCGCATCGCCGAGACCGAGAAGTACGCGCACGTGACGTTCTTCTTCAACTGCGGCCTCGAAGAGCCGTTCCCCGGCGAGGACCGCGTGCTCGTGCCGTCGCCGCGCGACGTGCCCACCTACGACCACAAGCCCGAGATGAGCGCGCAGGTTGTTACGGAGAAGCTGCTCGCCGGCATCGCCGACGAGGACTACGCGTTCATCCTCGTCAACTTCGCGAACCCCGACATGGTCGGGCACACGGGTGTGCTGCCGGCCGCGGTGAAGGCGGTCGAAACGATCGACGCGTGCCTCGAACGCGTCGTCGACGCCGTGCTCGCGCGCGGCGGCGAGGCCCTCATCACCGCGGACCACGGCAACTGCGAGCTGATGGTCGACCCCGTCACCGGCGAGCCGCACACCGCGCACACCACCAACCCCGTGCCGCTCTGGTGGGCAACGCGCAGCGCCGCCGGTCGCAAGCTGCGCGACGGCGGCCTCGCCGACGTCGCGCCCACGCTCTGCGCGCTGCTCGGCATCCCGCAGCCGGCAGAGATGACGGGGCGCAGCCTGATCGTCGGGGTGTAG
- the obgE gene encoding GTPase ObgE, with product MNHEGDPFIDEAVVTVRAGDGGNGCVSFRREKFVPRGGPAGGDGGNGGSVVFLADANLSTLLDQKYQRRIEAPRGGDGAGRNMAGRNGEDATVRVPVGTQIYDADAEPGDAPLADLAEAGQRFVAARGGIGGFGNARFATPTRQTPDFAKPGTTGEACKLRLSLKLLADVGLLGLPNAGKSTLLARISAAKPRIADYPFTTLTPNLGVVTLDDQRFVVADIPGLIEGASEGAGLGDRFLRHIERTRVLLHLLDCTALLDDSRDVLGEYETIRKELAAYDTALSERRELVLLNKIDALGDRGVLDEVQRALEARGCSVLRGSGVSGEGIPALVRALWRAIQEERALQESTR from the coding sequence ATGAACCACGAGGGCGATCCCTTCATCGACGAAGCCGTCGTCACCGTTCGCGCGGGCGACGGCGGCAACGGCTGCGTCTCGTTTCGCCGCGAGAAGTTCGTGCCGCGCGGTGGGCCAGCGGGTGGCGACGGCGGCAACGGCGGCAGCGTCGTGTTCCTCGCGGACGCGAATCTCTCGACGCTGCTCGACCAGAAGTATCAGCGCCGCATCGAAGCGCCGCGCGGCGGCGACGGCGCGGGGCGCAACATGGCGGGGCGCAACGGCGAGGACGCGACCGTGCGCGTGCCCGTCGGCACGCAGATCTACGACGCCGACGCCGAGCCCGGCGATGCGCCGCTCGCCGATCTCGCGGAGGCGGGGCAGCGCTTCGTCGCCGCGCGCGGCGGCATCGGCGGCTTCGGCAACGCGCGCTTCGCGACGCCGACGCGCCAGACGCCCGACTTCGCGAAGCCCGGCACGACGGGCGAGGCGTGCAAGCTGCGTCTCTCGCTCAAGCTGCTCGCGGACGTGGGCTTGTTAGGTCTCCCGAACGCCGGCAAGTCGACGCTGCTCGCGCGCATCTCGGCCGCGAAGCCGCGCATCGCCGACTACCCGTTCACGACGCTCACGCCGAACCTCGGCGTCGTCACCCTCGACGATCAGCGCTTCGTGGTCGCCGACATTCCGGGCCTGATCGAGGGCGCGAGCGAAGGCGCCGGCCTCGGCGACCGCTTCCTGCGCCACATCGAGCGAACGCGCGTGCTGCTGCACCTGCTCGACTGCACCGCGCTGCTCGACGACTCGCGCGACGTGCTCGGCGAGTACGAGACGATCCGCAAGGAGCTGGCCGCATACGACACGGCGCTGAGCGAGCGCCGCGAGCTCGTGCTGCTGAACAAGATCGACGCGCTCGGCGATCGCGGCGTGCTCGATGAAGTGCAGCGCGCGCTCGAGGCGCGCGGCTGCAGCGTGCTGCGCGGCTCGGGCGTGAGCGGCGAAGGCATCCCCGCGCTGGTGCGCGCACTCTGGCGCGCGATCCAGGAGGAGCGCGCACTGCAGGAGAGCACCAGGTGA
- the rpmA gene encoding 50S ribosomal protein L27: MAHKKGQGSSRNGRDSHGQRRGVKRYAGEMVKAGNILVRQVGTRIHPGRNVGVGRDWTLFALVDGVVSYGPSKGKLVAKVEPAA, from the coding sequence ATGGCACACAAAAAGGGTCAGGGTTCCTCCCGCAACGGTCGCGACAGCCACGGCCAGCGCCGCGGCGTGAAGCGCTACGCGGGCGAAATGGTGAAGGCCGGCAACATCCTCGTTCGCCAGGTCGGCACGCGCATTCACCCCGGCCGCAACGTCGGTGTCGGCCGCGACTGGACGCTGTTCGCGCTGGTCGACGGCGTCGTCAGCTACGGCCCTTCGAAGGGCAAGCTCGTCGCCAAGGTCGAGCCGGCAGCCTGA
- a CDS encoding L-seryl-tRNA(Sec) selenium transferase, whose protein sequence is MGFGKGSADPEQDLRRSLPSVDRLLRELEAAEGCDLPRWALAEAVRWAIAEARGRVEAGELPGDVRANALRAARTLSGARPARVINATGVVLHTNLGRSVLGDGAAEAVRHAAAHYSDLELDLASGERGDRLAGLETKLRLLSGAGAAAVANNCAAAVLLALDTFARGKEVVVSRGELVEIGGSFRVPEILARAGVKLVEVGTTNRTHARDYEDAISPDTGLLLKVHRSNFEQRGFVAEVELGELAAIGKRRGVPVVEDLGSGTLFDLRERGFPAESFVPARLASGVDVVCFSGDKLLGGPQAGIALGAPERIRAMRKNPLARALRVDKLTLAALDWLATALLDGRHSEIPTLRMLLAPERELEARARELAAQLTAAGVKASVVRTESPVGGGSLPGFVLPSHAVALESRQSAAQLAAALRAAPPAVLARVQDARVLLDVRTLLAGDDAEVVRALTSLAR, encoded by the coding sequence ATGGGTTTCGGCAAGGGATCGGCAGATCCTGAGCAGGATTTGCGGCGCTCGCTGCCCTCGGTCGATCGCTTGCTGCGCGAGCTGGAGGCCGCCGAGGGCTGCGACCTCCCGCGATGGGCGCTCGCGGAGGCTGTCCGATGGGCCATCGCGGAGGCGCGAGGGCGGGTCGAAGCAGGCGAGTTGCCGGGCGACGTCCGAGCCAACGCCCTGCGTGCCGCGCGCACGCTCAGCGGCGCGCGCCCCGCGCGCGTGATCAACGCGACCGGTGTCGTGCTCCACACGAACCTCGGCCGCTCGGTGCTCGGCGACGGCGCCGCCGAGGCCGTTCGCCACGCGGCGGCGCACTACTCCGACCTCGAGCTCGACCTCGCGAGCGGCGAGCGCGGCGACCGGCTCGCCGGCCTCGAGACGAAGCTGCGCCTCCTCTCGGGCGCCGGCGCGGCGGCGGTCGCAAACAACTGCGCCGCGGCCGTGCTGCTCGCGCTCGACACCTTCGCCCGCGGCAAGGAGGTCGTGGTCTCGCGCGGGGAGCTGGTCGAGATCGGGGGCTCGTTCCGCGTGCCCGAGATCCTCGCCCGGGCGGGCGTGAAGCTGGTCGAGGTCGGCACCACCAATCGCACGCACGCGCGGGACTACGAGGACGCGATCTCGCCGGACACGGGGCTGCTGCTGAAGGTGCACCGCTCGAACTTCGAGCAGCGCGGCTTCGTGGCCGAGGTCGAGCTAGGCGAGCTCGCCGCAATCGGGAAGCGGCGCGGCGTGCCCGTCGTGGAGGACCTCGGCAGCGGCACCCTCTTCGACCTGCGCGAGCGCGGCTTTCCCGCCGAGTCCTTCGTGCCCGCGCGGCTCGCGAGCGGCGTCGACGTGGTGTGCTTCTCCGGCGACAAGCTGCTCGGCGGCCCGCAGGCCGGCATCGCGCTCGGTGCGCCGGAGCGCATCCGCGCGATGCGCAAGAACCCCCTCGCGCGCGCACTGCGGGTCGACAAGCTCACGCTCGCCGCGCTCGACTGGCTCGCCACCGCGCTGCTCGACGGGCGCCACAGCGAGATCCCGACGCTGCGCATGCTGCTCGCGCCCGAGCGCGAGCTGGAGGCGCGCGCACGCGAGCTCGCGGCGCAGCTCACGGCCGCGGGCGTGAAGGCGAGCGTGGTGCGCACCGAGTCGCCTGTCGGGGGCGGCTCGCTGCCGGGCTTCGTGCTGCCGTCGCACGCGGTCGCCCTCGAGTCGAGGCAGAGCGCGGCGCAGCTCGCCGCCGCGCTGCGCGCCGCCCCGCCCGCCGTGCTCGCGCGCGTGCAGGACGCGCGCGTGCTGCTCGACGTGCGCACCCTGCTCGCGGGCGACGACGCCGAGGTCGTGAGAGCGCTCACTTCCCTCGCGCGTTGA
- the rplU gene encoding 50S ribosomal protein L21 translates to MYAVVKTGGLQVRVTPGTAVRVGKLAGEVGAAIEFDQVLMVGGEGEAKIGKPLVSGAKVLGTIRAHGRGEKITIFKSKRRKNYRRRQGHRQDYTEVQVTEIRA, encoded by the coding sequence ATGTACGCGGTCGTGAAGACGGGCGGGCTGCAGGTTCGCGTGACGCCGGGGACGGCGGTGCGCGTGGGCAAGCTCGCGGGTGAAGTGGGCGCCGCCATCGAGTTCGACCAAGTGCTGATGGTCGGCGGCGAGGGCGAGGCGAAGATCGGCAAGCCGCTCGTGAGCGGGGCCAAGGTGCTCGGCACGATCCGCGCGCACGGTCGCGGCGAGAAGATCACGATCTTCAAGAGCAAGCGGCGCAAGAACTACCGGCGCAGGCAAGGCCACCGCCAGGACTACACCGAAGTCCAGGTGACCGAGATCCGCGCTTAA
- a CDS encoding HNH endonuclease, with amino-acid sequence MLSSSVLVLNRSYLPIHVTSVRRAFTLVYQGIARVIDEEYKTFDFDSWTQLAVARNEESIGTPHGRVRIPRVIVLVAFDRLPRRHVRFSRINLMARDDFQCQYCGVKPRRAELNLDHVIPRALGGKSTWENVVTSCIDCNRLKGGRTPKQASMKLMKRPERPRWTPLMNLMFSSVRYKEWRPFLSVVDVSYWNTELVE; translated from the coding sequence ATGCTGTCGTCGAGCGTTCTCGTCCTCAATCGCTCGTATCTGCCGATTCACGTCACGTCGGTGCGTCGGGCGTTCACGCTCGTTTATCAGGGCATCGCGCGCGTCATCGACGAGGAGTACAAGACCTTCGACTTCGACAGCTGGACGCAGCTCGCGGTCGCCCGCAACGAGGAGTCGATCGGCACGCCCCACGGCCGCGTCCGCATCCCGCGCGTGATCGTGCTCGTCGCGTTCGATCGCCTGCCGCGCCGCCACGTGCGCTTCAGCCGCATCAACCTGATGGCCCGCGACGACTTCCAGTGCCAGTACTGCGGCGTGAAGCCGCGCCGCGCGGAGCTGAACCTCGACCACGTGATCCCGCGCGCGCTCGGCGGCAAGAGCACGTGGGAGAACGTGGTGACGAGCTGCATCGACTGCAATCGGCTGAAGGGCGGGCGCACGCCGAAGCAGGCGAGCATGAAGCTGATGAAGCGGCCGGAGCGCCCGCGCTGGACGCCGCTCATGAACCTGATGTTCTCGAGCGTGCGGTACAAGGAATGGCGTCCGTTCCTGAGCGTGGTCGACGTCTCGTACTGGAACACCGAGCTCGTCGAATAG
- the nadD gene encoding nicotinate (nicotinamide) nucleotide adenylyltransferase, protein MTAGADRIGILGGTFNPIHRGHLHAAELVLKRLGLARIVFVPAADPPLKRDGAHTIAPAALRLAWVEAALRGHAHFVADDLELRRAGPSYTVDTLRVLGARFAPARLVFIVGEDAFAELDLWREPSTLLSLADFAVMTRPPGLGKPLRNLISEALAAPIEWAADGESGTHRTARTSLARVLIDALDISATDIRRRIGAGESVRYLLPDTIHDAVLASGAYEVK, encoded by the coding sequence ATGACTGCGGGCGCTGATCGCATCGGGATTCTCGGCGGCACCTTCAATCCGATCCATCGAGGGCATCTCCACGCCGCAGAGCTCGTGCTGAAGCGACTCGGCCTCGCGCGCATCGTGTTCGTGCCGGCTGCGGATCCGCCGCTGAAGCGAGATGGCGCGCACACGATCGCACCCGCTGCGCTGCGGCTGGCGTGGGTCGAGGCCGCGCTGCGCGGTCACGCGCACTTCGTCGCGGACGACCTCGAGCTGCGGCGCGCGGGGCCTTCGTACACGGTCGACACGTTGCGCGTGCTCGGCGCGCGTTTCGCGCCCGCGCGGCTCGTGTTCATCGTCGGCGAGGACGCCTTCGCCGAGCTCGATCTCTGGCGAGAGCCGAGCACGCTGCTAAGCCTCGCCGACTTCGCGGTGATGACGCGCCCGCCGGGCCTCGGAAAGCCGCTCCGCAACCTGATTTCCGAGGCGCTCGCCGCGCCGATCGAGTGGGCCGCGGACGGCGAGAGCGGCACGCATCGCACGGCGAGGACGAGCCTCGCGCGCGTCCTGATCGACGCGCTCGACATCTCGGCCACCGACATTCGGCGCCGCATCGGGGCCGGCGAGAGCGTGCGCTACCTCCTGCCCGACACGATTCACGACGCCGTGCTCGCGAGCGGCGCCTACGAAGTGAAGTGA